In the genome of Streptomyces aquilus, the window GATCGTCTACGTCCTGGTCAGCGGCTGCGCCTGGCGCCAACTGCCGCCCTGCTTCGGCATATCGAAGTCGACCGCCCACCGCCGGTTCCTGATCTGGTCGAGAGCCGGCGTCTGGGGCCGCCTGCACGAAGCCGTACTGCACCGCCTCGACGACGCCGGCCTCATCGACGTCACCCGCGTCGTCCTCGACACGGCCCACGTCAGGGCTAAAAAGGGGGCGAACACACAGGTCCGAGCCCCGTGGACCGAGGCAAACCGGGTTCCAAGATGCACGTCCTGTCGGACGCGAACGGACTGCCCCTTCTCGTCGGCATCTCAGCCGGCAACACCCACGACAGCGAAGGGCTGAAGCCCATGATCGAGGGTCACCAAACGAGACACGACCCCTGCAACGGCCGGTACTTCAAGCCCCAGCGTCTACACGCAGACAAAGCTTACGACCGTGCCGACCTGCGCAGATGGCTCCGATGGAAACGCATAGGCGTGCGCATCGCCCGCAAAGGCATCGAGTCCAGCGAACGATTAGGGCGGCGCAGGTGGGTGATCGAGCGCACCATGTCGTGGCTGTCCGGCTACCGCAGACTCAGCCCCCGCTACGAGCGAAATCCCCGTAACTACCTGGCCTTCCTCGGGCTCGCCGCAGCCATCTGCTGCTACAAGCGGC includes:
- a CDS encoding IS5 family transposase (programmed frameshift), with protein sequence MGRGTWSWIVPDGLWEIAKPLIPPSRVRPQGGGTQDTPDETLFAAIVYVLVSGCAWRQLPPCFGISKSTAHRRFLIWSRAGVWGRLHEAVLHRLDDAGLIDVTRVVLDTAHVRAKKGGEHTGPSPVDRGKPGSKMHVLSDANGLPLLVGISAGNTHDSEGLKPMIEGHQTRHDPCNGRYFKPQRLHADKAYDRADLRRWLRWKRIGVRIARKGIESSERLGRRRWVIERTMSWLSGYRRLSPRYERNPRNYLAFLGLAAAICCYKRLVRLTT